The Anolis carolinensis isolate JA03-04 chromosome 2, rAnoCar3.1.pri, whole genome shotgun sequence genome contains the following window.
gatgggttgctgacctgaaagctgccaggtttgaatcccacccggggagagcgtggatgagctccctctatcagctccagctccatgcggggacatgagagaagcctcccacaagtatagtaaaacatcaaaatatccgggcgtgccctgggcaacgtccttgtagacggccaattctctcactccagaagcaactccggttgctcctgacacggagagaaaaaaaaacccaaggaaACCCTGAAATTTATGTACTGAAAAAAGGAAGGATAAGCCTCTCTTCATTCCTCTCCTTTCCCTCAAGCTAAGTCCAAACTTGTTTcatactttgaattcagttttcagCCATTGAAATAAGCCGAGGACAAAGTTGGAAAGTTTGGGGAGTAGAGAGAAACCAGATCATTTAAACTGCAGCTGAGAAAGTGGAATGTCAGAGAAGTAACTGGAGCTGTCCCTGTTGAACTGGGGCAGTTGGTAGAGTATGTGGTCATGTGTGTGTCCCGGGCAGCTGCAGGGTGGCTTTGGGACCCAAGAGGGGAGTGGTGGAAGAGCAAAGGGAATGGAGACCCTCACCAGATGTGGACGCAGCCCAAACAGGCAAAGAGGAAACCTGAAAGCAAGGAGACAGGCACAGCACACAGCAGTGAGATGATACGATAGCACCAGAGGCGGGAGCTCTCAAAGACAATGTCGCTCCAGGTCCAAACCCGGTCAAAGCTTCGGAACGAGGAAGGCTCAGCAAGGATGTCGGAGAATTCGAACTGTTGGGAGGAATGGGGAAATTGGGTCTCAGAGGTTTCTCAAGCAGATAAGTTGGATTTAAGAAAATCAAATGAATTTGGAACgagaaacaactacagtagagtctcgcttatccaacctaaacgggccggcagaacgttggataagcgaatatgctggataataaggagagatcagggaaaagcctattaaacatcagattacattatgattttacaaattaagcaccaaaacatcatgttatacaacaaattttacagaaaaagtagttcaatacacagtaatgctatgtagtaattactgtatttacgaatttagcaccaaaatatcacgatgtagtgaaaacattgactgcaaaaatgcgttggataatccagaacattggataagcaagtgttggataagtgagactctactgtatttctaattctctctctctcaagtaccctgtttccccaaaaataagacatcctcagaaaataagacctagtagaggttttgctgaattgctaaataataAGGCCTTCCtccaaagtaagacctagcaaagtttgtgtttggaaacgtgcctgccaaacagaacaccagagaatgtaggatcggtaaatgtatgtaccatagatttttgtacatagaaataatggtagtaacaagaaattcttgataggattcacagtttttctggttatgctggtttctgatgacagctactgtacagtacaaaataaatgttcatttttttgttcaacaataaatgtgtattcttcttcatggaaaataagacatcccctgaaaataagacctagcacatcttcaggagcaaaaattaatataagacactgtcttattttcggggaaacacggtaatgaaCGCAAGAGACAGAAAAACAATCTCATACTCTCAAGTTTGAAGCAACTGAGATCTAATAGTGACACAACTTCCACTTTAGGGCTCTTCAGCTAGAAATGGGCaatttgtggccctccaaatgatTGCTGGATTTGCAACTCCCAGCCTTTCCGTCTAGCATAGACCCAAATATCTGGTGAGTCGCACTTTGGCCACTCTCTGACCTTAGCTTTTAGGATTGGGGAAGACTCAACTGGTTGCCCATGACACCTTGACTCCCTTTGTTACCTTGAGATGCTGGTTGATCCCTCGTGGATCCCGAGAGTCCACTTTAGGTGGGATGTCAACAGTGGATTGCAGGAGGGCAGTGTCTCCTGGCTGCCGCCCATGAGAGTCTTCTGGTTCCAGCTTGTACTCAATCAGGTATTCATCATTGATCATCTTGCTGGGAGGGGGCAAATGGACTTGAGAGAAAAGCTGCCGGCACAAAGGCTCTCTCAGAAGGCAGAAGGCAGGAATGCTCTCGGGCACCTCCCTTATAATGCCTGCTCCCTACGTTTCCTCTTGGCATGTAAGATACTGGTTTTATTGGCCCCTTCTCTGTTTTTAATCTAGTCTATCTCGCCGCCTTCTACACAGCCTTCCTCTCTTTCTGTGCCGAAACCCGACTCCAGTTCTATTCTCAGCCTTGGCCAACATCAAAATCGGAGGGGTGAGGAGAGTTGACGAGGGtggatctctctctctttctgcaacTGCACACCCCCGCCTGGTATTTGCAGCCATGGGGCAAGCCACACGCATGGGGACAGTGGGTATAAATATGCCACCATGTCGGGGATCCTTTGCTGAGGAGCGGAAACGGTtcaaggggaggggagaggagaagggaaaggcctGGCTAAATATATGAAAGGGCGGGATATTCTTGGAACTGGGATCAGAATGGGGTCCAGTGGGACACAGAAGAGAGGCATCAACTATGGTTTGTGCCAGTGCGACTCAACACGAGTGTTTACGGCACCTTCTTAGTGACTATCGACACGGGGATACCGCATTCAAGTGTGCAAACATTTCCACACATTACTGTGTTTAAACATGTCACAGAGAGGATTATGTGAGTCTGACTAGAAGTGTTGATGTCTGTTTGATAgtagagaaagaaaggggaaaagggatgaaaaaaggaagagagaaaaacaagggaagacaaagaaagggaggaaggaaatggAGAGGAGGTATatagtattccctcactactttgtggttcactttttgcagattcgctgtttcgtggttttgtaataaactctaaaagactgttataaatcataaaaaatgacaatttacagcctaaggaagggatgaaggagaagctgaagggacagaaaaggagcccaagcggcaacgggaggagaaggaggcgatttatcaacacacaattggttgataaagacttaaaatagtgtataactactaaaccgcgctccatgcagtcatgccggccacatgaccttggaggtgtctacggacaatgctggctcttcggcttagaaatagagatgagcaccaacccctagagtcagacatgactggacttaacgtcaggggaaacctttaccttttaactactaaaataatatatacagtagagtctcgcttatccaacgtaaacggataagcgaatatgttggataataaggagaaatgaaggaaaatcatattaaacatcaaattaagttatgattttacaaattaagcaccaaaacatcatgttatacaacaaattttacagaaaaagtagttcaatacgcagtaatgttatgttgtaattattgtatttacaaatttaacaccaaaatatcacaatatattgaaaacattgactacaaaaatgcgttggataatccagaacgttggacaagcaagtgttggataactgagactctactgtatatgtattaaaataaatatagtgtccctacttcacggattttcacttgcccaagctggcagaggtgatctctggtgcggcgttggtctctcagcggctggtagtgctgggggactttaacattcttgccgaggccacattaactggtgcagctgaagacttcatggccgccatgacgaccatgggactgtcccaagtgatatctggtcccactcatcaagctggacacacacttgacctggtttttgttgcggcagatggtgaggtcggtgtggaagagcaaaatattcttccgttgttatggtccgatcaccacctgatcagtttaagactcactgtgacctcaaacctccgcaggggtggtggacccattaagatggtccgccccaggagacttatggatccagatggattcttgaggtctcttggggatcttcctgtcatggaggctgacgatcctgtcgatgccttggtagattgctacaatagcgagatgtccagggcaattgacatgatcgccccgaacgtcccctctcgttgcgaagagtcacttcggctccctggttcacggaggagctggcagtgatgaagcgcttgaggaggggactagagtgccactggcggaaaacttgtagcgtttctgaccgagcacgggctagagccgctattagggcctactccgcggctttgcaggcagccaggaagaccttcacgactgcccgcatagcgtctgcaactaacagaccatcggagttgtttcgggtcgtcggggagctccttcaccctcctgaggggggaggggcacctgaagactcggcaactcggtgcagcgagttcgcgcaccactttgcagacaaagtcgctcagattcgcttcgacttggatgctagttttgttgcaatgccaaaagaggtaactgaggcacctgtctgttcgaacttgtgggattcgtttcagcttgttcacccggatgacgtggacaggatccttggggcggtgagagcgaccacttgctctgcagacccttgcccctcgtggctaattaaatcggccagaggagggttggtagagtggttgtgatgataattaatgcctctttggatcaaggcaaatttccatctgtcctcaaacaggccatagtgaggcccatattgaagaaggcctcccttgattcgaccattctaaacaactacagaccagtctcgaacctccctttcttgggcaaggtcctggagcgggtggttgcctcgcagctccagggtttcctggatgacaccgattttctggacccatcgcagtctggctttagacctgggcacagtactgagacagctttggtcaccttggtggatgacctccgcagggagctggacagggggagtgtgaccctgctggttctcttggacatctcagcggctttcgataccatcgaccatggtatccttctgggacggctctccgggatgggccttgggggcacggctctgtcgtggcttcagtccttcctggagggccgttcccagttggtgaagctgggggacacctgctcggacccctggccattgacctgtagggtcccgcaaggttccattctgtcccccatgctttttaacatctacatgaaaccgctgggagaggtcatccggagttttggagttcggtgccatctctacgcagatgacactcaactctactattcctttccaccgaactccaaggaagccccccagatactgaaccagtgcttggcagctgtgatgggctggatgagggcgaataagctgaagcttaatcccgccAAAACAGAGGTTCTCCAgatcagtcgtatgtccgatcggggtattgggtggctacctgtgcttgacggggtcgcactccccctgaatgcgcaggtccgcagtttgggggtcctcctggactcagcgctgacgcttgaggctcaggtgtcggcggtggccaggagggcctttgcacaattaaaacttgtgcgccaactgcgaccttacctcgtgaagtctgatctggccacggtggtccatgccttagttacctctagactggactattgcaatgcactctacgtggggctgcccttgaagacggcccggaaactccagctAGTCCAACGTTCGgtagccttgcttctaactggagctaattatagggagcggtcaaccctcctgcttaaggagctccactggctgccgttcaccttccggacccaattcaaggtgcacgtgatcacctgcaaagccctgaacggtttgggaccctcctaccttagtgatcgcctctccccctacgaacctgcacgatctcttcgttcgtcgggggaggccctactctcgctcccacctccgtcacaagcacggttggtggggacgagagagagggccttctccgtggtggccccccggctctggaactcacttcccagggaaatcaggcaagcccccaccctggtagcattcagaaagagcttgaaaacctggctttttactcaagcctttagataaagattgctaattcagaagcaatctgtatctgtgaccattcttgtaccggtttgcactttttacctttgtcaactcgatatagacacagggtctattcccatcccaatttgcacttccaagaatttgcagtactttatcagtcacctcgtgtttacaatatttatatggtgcaccttacccagtctacttttacaatctctcagttttaatccatgtttttattagttcttgttttttattggctaatgtttaatttttttattgtgcatgtttttgtctattgctgtgttttatactgctactgtttttattcgggcttggccccatgtaagccgccctgagttcccttcggggagatagaggcggggtataaaaataaagtttttattattattgttgcaggtggtcctggaacctaaccccagcaataagtgagggaacactgtatgagaAAAAGCAAGGGGAATGTTGTATCTAAAATATTGTATCTGTTCCAAAATCACCCAATAATTAAAAGCTTAAAAGTTTTCAAAGACTGAAACAAAGATTTATCAAAGTTCATTTGGCAAGGCAAGAAACCTAGAATCAAATGTATAAACATGACAGATGAGAAAAGATGAGGAGGCTTTGGCCTTTCGCacgcctttctctccttcttcatgCCGCACATAGAAACTGCACATTTGACCATAGATTTGTGAATTGCACTGGTTtacataattatataattatatatatgatCATAgcatataatataatgcaatataataattatatataattataagatataatatatataattataatatatttatcactatttatatataaataattattgtattatataaataattattttatgatcataataataatgtatttataattataattataatatctatatatgATGTATAACCCACAACTATGGCATATCGTGTGACATTACGCTCCTGGCATTGCCGCAGGGTTTCCGGGAGTTCCTCGCTGTCGTGGGATTCCCCGTCTGTGACCATGATAATCAGCTGCGTGGCCCCCTCCTGACCAGTATGCTTAGGGCTGAAGACCTCCGTGCTAGAAGCTAGTTGCAAGAGGCtcccagagggcatctagtccaaccctccttCTACCATTAACAGCCATTAATAttgccgtccagcctctgctgctgctgctgcttctgcttctgcttctgctgcttctgtgcttcttcttcttcttcttcttcttcttcttcttcttcttcttcttcaagctGTTTGggactggaactctctgcccttgagtgtggtggaggctccttctttggaggcttttaagcagaggctggatggccatctgtcaggggtgctttgaatgtcattttcctgcttcttgatagggggttggactggatggcccatgaggcctcttccatctCTTtgattctcttcttcttcttcttcttcttcttcttcttcttcttcttattattattattattattaatagaagcATAGATTCCTAGAGTTAGGAGAGTCCCATAAAGGGCATCTTGTCCAACCGTCTTCTGCCTTCAAGTAAGGCACagccaaagccctcctgacagatggctgccCATcctctgctaataataataataataataataataataataataataataatgattataataataataacagcatagGACCCTAGAGTTGAGAGgaacccccaaagggcatctagtccaactttcTTCTGCCATTAACCTCTAttaacatggccatccagcctctgcttatgatgatgatgatgatgatgatgaagaagaagaatagaagcaCAGAACCCTAGAATGGGCGGGGGGGGCTCAGCGAGCATCTAGCCTACACCCGTATTCCCTACCAGGCCTTGTGGATGGTGGCCACGGTCCCTGTCTTGGGGCATTCCTGCCACCTGATGTTCTTGGCAGCCACCCAGAAGTCCAATCTTTTCCATCCATATTAAGTTGCAAAAGCATTTCAGTTTAGTGTAGCTATTAATgacaaataataatagtgatgataataataataccaataagaaTAAGTATGTTTTAAACCCTAAATCATTGCGTTAATTCAATCACCTGCCTTACCACAATTtctcaaaatatacaaaaaagtaTATGCATGCAGTGCTCAGGTGCAGCCACCAGAGGGCAGTGTCTACATAGGAAAGATTAGCCATTGGCTTTTAGGCAATAGTTGAATGCAGTGCTAGGTTGGACCGCAGGAGGGCGGTGTCTACCAAGGAGAGATTACCCATTGGCTTTCAGGCATTAGATGTCTGCAGTGCTAGGTTTGACCACAGGAGGGCGGTGTCTACATAGGAAGGAGTAGCCATTGGCTTCCAGGCATTATATGTATGCAGTACTAGATTTGACCACAGGAGGGCGGTGTCTACAAATGAAAGATCAGCCATTGGCTTCCAGGCATTATATGTATGCAGTGCTAGGTTGGACCACAGGAGGGTGGTGTCCACCAAGGAGAGATTACGCATTGGCTTCCAGGCAGGGCCGGTCCAATGTTGAAGCGGCTGAAGCCACTGCTTCGGGCGCACGTggaagggggcgctgttgaggcctaaTTCTAGTGCACTGTGCCGCGCGGGCGATAGAAACCCCGCACCAACGTGCACGCACAGCACCATCGCCCaaaagcgccctccctcttctccctccctccttcctcttttacctgctctccctttctgccttgcagccaggctttgaggctgcggagggggcggggccggggCCAGGGCCTAAGGGCACGGAGGGCACGCACCTCCCAGGAGGCCACGCCCCCTGCTTCCgaaggagtgccttggaagtgCCCTTCGGCCCCGCCCCCACCGCAGCCCGCGTGTGGCCCAATCAAGATGGCGGTTCtcatgggctgtctggccatgttccaaaagcattctctcctgacgtttcgcctgcatctatggcaggcactctcagtggttgcgaggtctgttggaaacaaagcaagtggggcttatatatatctgtggaatgttcagggtggggaaaaaaactcttgtttgaggcacgtgtgaatgttgcaaatggccaccgttattagcattaaatatcattgcatcttcaaagcctggctgctttttgcccgtggtaatcctttgttgggaggtgttagcttgccctgattgaggatccccctcttcttcctccctccctcgctccctccctccttctctcagttgttgtgaggtctcttggaaactaggcaaatggggtttatatatctgtggaatgttcagggttggaaaaagaactcttgtctgaggtaccttgattagcattaagtagtcttgcagcttcaaagcctggctgctttctgccgggggtaatcttttgttgggaggtgttagctggccctgattgtttcctgtctggaattcctttgttttctaagtggtgttctttatttattgtcctgattttagagtttttaaaatactgacattttgcccgcatctactaagtttgtccctacttcaagtaaatcaccccagctttgccatcagagttgtcagaggttgaaaAGAAGGTCTGCTCgtcattctcatgctcagcagaggacaaGCACCaccaaataagacaagtgcaaagaagccagaatggatgtccaaagaacttctaactgagctaaagctcaaaagtgacatgcacaagaagtggaaaaggggagaaatcaccaaagaagaattcaaacgtatagccaactcctgtagggaaaaggttcgcaaggctaaagcgcaaaatgagctcaggcttgccagggacataaaaaacaacaaaaaaggtttttttgcttatgttggtagaaaaaggaagaaaaaggaggcgatagggccactgcaaggagtagatggggtgatggtgacaggggatagggaaaaggcagaactgcttaatgccttctttgcctcggtcttctcacaaaaagaaagccatcttcaacctcagcaacatggaatggacgaaggattgggggaaatccaaccccaaatagggaaacaagttgtccaggaacacctggccactctaaacgaattcaagtccccagggccagatcagctacatccaagagtattgaaggaactagcggaagttatttcagaaccactggcaatcatcttcgagagttcttggagaacaggagaagtcccagcagattggaggagggcgaatgtggtccctatcttcaagaagggaaaaaagaacgacccaaacaattaccgtccggtcagcctcacatcaataccaggcaagattctggaaaagatcattaaggaagtggtctgcaaacacttagaaacaaatgcggtcattgctaatagtcaacacggatttaccaaaaacaagtcatgccagactaatctgatctcttttttcgatagagttacgagttgggtcgatacagggaatgccgtggatgtagcatatctagatttcagtaaggccttcgacaaagtcccccacgaccttctggcaaacaaactagtaaaatgtgggctagacaaaactacggttaggtggatctgtaattggctaagtgaacgaacccaaagggtgctcaccaatgcgtcgtcttcatcatggaaagaagtgacaagtggagtgccgcagggctccgtcctgggcccggttctgttcaacatctttattaacgacttagacgaagggttagaaggcacgatcatcaagtttgcagatgacaccaaactcggagggatagctaacactccagaagacaggagcagaattcaaaacgatcttgacagactagagagatgggccgaaactaacaaaatgaagttcaacagggacaaatgcaagatacttcacttcggcagaaaaaatggaaatcaaagatacagaatgggggacgcctggcttgacagcagtgtgtgcgaaaaagatcttggagtcctcgtggacaacaagttaaacatgagcctacaatgtgatgcggcagctaaaaaagccaatgggattttggcctgcatcaataggggaataacgtctagatccagggaagtcatgctccccctctattctgccttggtcagaccacacctggaatactgtgtccagttttgggcaccgcagatgaagggagatgctgacaagctggaaagcgtccagaggagggcaactaaaatgattaagggtctggagaacaagccctatgaggagaggcttaaagagctgggcatgtttagcctgcagaagagaaggctgagaggagacatgatagccatgtacaaatatgtgaggggaagtcacagggaggagggagcaagcttattttctgctgccctgcagactaggacacggaacaatggcttcaaactacaggaaaggagattccacctgaacatcaggaagaacttcctcactgtgagggctgttcggcagtggaactctctcccccgggccgtggtggaggctccttctttggaggcttttaagcagaggctggatggccatctgtcgggggtgctttgaatgcgatttcctgcttcttagcggggggttggactagatggcccttgaggtctcttccaactctactattctatgattctatgattctatgaccatagttatcatgctgagtatattctccaaaatgccaaaccctagttactgtagccctattgaaGCTTCTATCTGAGTCAGAAGGCTAAAATTACCATattacatcaatctcagccacaccatttttgcctaaatgactattccaaaagtgaggtgcatattacatttgtgtaatacagtaaagacaagtgggttgctgtgagctttctgggctgtgtggccatgttccggaagcattctctcctgacatttcgcctgcatctatggcaggcatccttagaggttggaaactaattaagtggggtttatatatctgcggaaagtccaggatgggagaaagaaagaactcttgtctgttggaggcaggtataaatgtttcagttgcttggctgcttcctgcctgggggaatcctttgttgggatgatttattaatattattattattaggccttgctccagggaaggttcttctgctgtggctccctacctatctatctaccttgccacatattttccacattgtgtgtatgtgtatgtatatataagatacacacacacatacaaacacatatgcagggaccatatgtgccgtgtgtgtgttctattcacctctaccttctaccttttatttttcagtgattggtttgtcgggggggggggcgcgcaaaaaatactgcttgcttacacttgaaaatttcctagggccggccctgcttccaGGCATATGTATGTAGCCCTAGTTTTGATCATAGGAGGGCGGTGTCTACAAAAGAGAGATTACCCATTGGCTTTCAGGGATGAGATGTCTGCAGTACTAGGTTTGACCACAGGAGGGCGGTGTCTACATAGAAAAGCTTAGCCATTGGCTTTTAGGCATTCGCTGAATGCAAGCGGTGCCAACCAAGGAGAGATTAGGCATGGCTTCCAGGCATTGTATGCATGCAGTCCTAGTTTTGCCCACAGGAGGGCGGTGTCTACCTAGGAGAGATTACGCATTGCCTTCCAGGCATTATATGAATGAA
Protein-coding sequences here:
- the LOC100562999 gene encoding caveolin-2, yielding MINDEYLIEYKLEPEDSHGRQPGDTALLQSTVDIPPKVDSRDPRGINQHLKFEFSDILAEPSSFRSFDRVWTWSDIVFESSRLWCYRIISLLCAVPVSLLSGFLFACLGCVHIWCVMPCIQLCTMAMPPVRTLWASILDVVVAPLCTSLGRCCSAIYLTVTQK